From Plasmodium chabaudi chabaudi strain AS genome assembly, chromosome: 12, the proteins below share one genomic window:
- a CDS encoding rho GTPase-activating protein, putative (term=annotation;date=20170411;qualifier=removed_product=rhoGAP GTPase, putative;qualifier=added_product=rho gtpase-activating protein, putative;qualifier=added_GO:0005096;curatorName=ucb@sanger.ac.uk;~;query 516-516;GPI_cleavage_site_score=0.12900001;~pfam_scan;Pfam:PF13716.2; E()=3.9E-51;score=172.7;query 46-182;description=CRAL_TRIO_2;~pfam_scan;Pfam:PF00620.23; E()=5.9E-19;score=68.2;query 216-363;description=RhoGAP;~iprscan;InterPro:IPR036865 : CRAL-TRIO lipid binding domain superfamily;Superfamily:SSF52087; score=2.35E-12;query 29-159;description=CRAL-TRIO lipid binding domain superfamily;~iprscan;InterPro:IPR008936 : Rho GTPase activation protein;Superfamily:SSF48350; score=1.96E-27;query 192-387;description=Rho GTPase activation protein;~iprscan;InterPro:IPR000198 : RhoGAP;Pfam:PF00620; score=6.1E-19;query 216-363;description=Rho GTPase-activating protein domain;~iprscan;InterPro:IPR000198 : RhoGAP;Prosite:PS50238; score=18.071;query 196-389;description=Rho GTPase-activating protein domain;~iprscan;InterPro:IPR000198 : RhoGAP;SMART:SM00324; score=2.5E-20;query 213-386;description=Rho GTPase-activating protein domain;~iprscan;InterPro:IPR001251 : Cellular retinaldehyde-binding/triple function, C-terminal;SMART:SM00516; score=0.0022;query 27-174;description=CRAL-TRIO lipid binding domain;~iprscan;InterPro:IPR001251 : Cellular retinaldehyde-binding/triple function, C-terminal;Pfam:PF13716; score=3.7E-51;query 46-182;description=CRAL-TRIO lipid binding domain), with product MFDSDNEVPEEILLEYEKLLKKSQAENFDELYNTDLLKIIGKDGYGSHIVLLIPCFIISSGSDPEKTLRYVIMTLDPIVKENYVLVLCETHTNWLSNMVYAYAKQWYDTLPRIYKKNLKKLYLVHSGFFSKSLLTILTPFVSTKFWKKVEYIEKLEDLFLKLNINPTENLKHFPYIVQRNEEVLLAEGIPISPFSADLEILCQRFGKSYNGFKHIPSILVDFLTYLCKPETITTKDLFYLQTDANTIYNIIGDIEYGEPTTDFSNIPSLVCSFRLFLDTQKHGLLGKDAFTRLYHLKTVSASNKTIKENIKKLYNKLKPGTRDCILCILQFFQTVSKYSNENNMTIETLGKIFAPTFFRPKKTHFLFVECIPMANKCMQLLIENPEFLTVQDTNNADSSSDSSESTDHDTNSDKSENSESNESSDEEEDKSKSIESNKTLESEHSNSAENLNKKNVNELDSKKKPEAESEESEEESEESEDESKESDDDSKESEDESDESEEEEKKEKGNVKEQESIASETKKVVFKRENETIE from the exons atgtttgaCTCCGATAATGAAGTTCCTGAGGAAATTTTACTGGAATACGAAAAGTTGCTGAAGAAATCACAAGCCGAAAATTTTGATga GCTGTATAATACAGACttactaaaaataataggaAAAGATGGATATGGTTCTCATATTGTTTTACTGATTCCttgttttataatatcatCTGGATCGGATCCTGAAAAAACAtt GAGATATGTAATCATGACTTTAGATCCTATTGTCAAAGAGAATTATGTGCTTGTGTTATGCGAAACACACACAAATTGGCTTAGCAATATggtatatgcatatgccaAGCAAT GGTATGATACTTTGCCAaggatatataaaaaaaacctgaaaaaattatacctAGTGCATAGTGGCTTTTTTTCCAAATCTCTTCTAACTATATTAACCCCATTTGTTTCAACAAAATTTTGGAAAAAAGTTGAATACATCGAAAAATTAGAAGAtctgtttttaaaattaaatatcaATCCAACTGAAAATCTAAAACACTTTCCTTATATTGTACAAAGAAATGAAGAAGTATTATTAGCAGAAGGAATACCTATATCACCATTTTCTGCCGATTTAGAAATATTATGTCAACGATTTGGAAAAAGCTATAATGGTTTTAAACATATCCCTTCTATACTTGTAGATTTTTTAACTTATTTATGCAAACCTGAGACAATTACAACAAAAGATTTATTCTATTTACAAACAGATGcaaatacaatatataatataataggAGATATAGAATATGGAGAACCTACAACTGATTTTAGTAATATTCCTTCTTTGGTATGTTCCTTTAGGTTATTTCTAGATACACAAAAGCATGGGCTATTAGGAAAAGATGCATTTACTCgattatatcatttaaaaacagTATCAGcatcaaataaaacaataaaagaaaatattaaaaaattatataataaattaaaaccAGGGACTAGAGATTGTATATTGTGTATATTACAATTCTTTCAGACTgtttcaaaatattcaaatgaaaataatatgactATAGAAACATTAGGGAAAATATTCGCACCCACCTTTTTTAGACCCAAAaaaacacattttttatttgtcgAATGCATACCTATGGCTAATAAGTGCATGCAATTGCTTATCGAAAATCCGGAGTTCTTGACA GTTCAAGATACTAACAATGCAGATAGTAGTAGTGACAGTTCAGAGAGCACTGATCACGATACAAATTCAGATAAAAGCGAAAATTCAGAATCAAACGAATCAAGTGATGAGGAGGAGGACAAAAGCAAGTCAATCGAATCAAACAAAACTTTAGAATCTGAACATTCTAATAGCgcagaaaatttaaataaaaaaaatgttaacgAATTagatagtaaaaaaaaaccaGAGGCAGAATCAGAAGAATCGGAAGAAGAATCCGAAGAGTCTGAAGATGAATCAAAAGAATCTGACGACGACTCAAAAGAATCGGAAGACGAATCAGATGAATcagaagaagaagaaaaaaaagaaaaagggAATGTAAAGGAACAGGAGTCTATTGCATCGGAAACGAAAAAAGTTGTCTTCAAAAGGGAAAATGAAACTATAGAATGA
- a CDS encoding RING zinc finger protein, putative (term=annotation;date=20121114;qualifier=removed_product=conserved Plasmodium protein, unknown function;qualifier=added_product=ring zinc finger protein, putative;curatorName=ucb@sanger.ac.uk;~pfam_scan;Pfam:PF13639.2; E()=7.2E-10;score=38.9;query 539-582;description=zf-RING_2;~iprscan;InterPro:IPR001841 : Zinc finger, RING-type;Prosite:PS50089; score=11.825;query 541-582;description=Zinc finger, RING-type;~iprscan;InterPro:IPR001841 : Zinc finger, RING-type;SMART:SM00184; score=3.3E-4;query 541-581;description=Zinc finger, RING-type;~iprscan;InterPro:IPR001841 : Zinc finger, RING-type;Pfam:PF13639; score=2.8E-9;query 540-582;description=Zinc finger, RING-type;~iprscan;InterPro:IPR029067 : CDC48 domain 2-like;Superfamily:SSF54585; score=4.58E-15;query 355-451;description=CDC48 domain 2-like superfamily;~iprscan;Superfamily:SSF57850; score=2.64E-15;query 527-585;description=null) — protein sequence MERKSGKSKYMHFLPIINSQAKLNILEKNNVLEKVHILPIKKRSSNYHELYNKLNKLINEKNVLYEGVVISLKDGSESSDLKISKIPNINEKEENIKIKKTIDNDDVFGIDKVSTDESSADESKTCNMLLPLSDDEKNKSINKADSDILKNDQRENMSQLLDNNVDYVIINCIPSKGVLNHDTLIYTDGKYVDYLKKIEIIIINDKNYKKYEKTIKRKFISFKKMVLKKSNEFFNGAMSLFPLYFNFIPELCMSKSRNKVSKNEESSIEKITNHSTINEYNTKKKATKKINKIVIQNFLMNHLIPYFKNNRNKLFYPGKLFNVNNFSFLVSKIDIDISAGFIDDLTEINLRVDSYEEYNNVHIVPLYDTLPTTYNYNLFIDYIKPYIERHYLDTFSLYDTFFYRGVQFKIMGVDPIDMKCGKGRISANTSIYTQGSVKPTFFDVISTKSFNYIKSLPFEYKPYAILNILQHLDTDSLLRLFPSANINMESSTKDEQTILDHLTPLMYVYNKEKTSYDTKRILIGKNNMHTESNNNIINEQCAVCFDNFINEDKCIKLTCLHTYHWKCVKNWFRFNLTCPCCRHKLPI from the exons ATGGAGAGAAAGAGTggaaaaagtaaatatatgcattttttgcctataattaattcacaagcaaaattaaatatattagaaaaaaacaatgttTTAGAAAAGGTTCATATCTTaccaataaaaaaaagaagttCAAATTATCATGAATTATACAATAAATTGAATAAACTAATtaacgaaaaaaatgtattgtACGAAGGGGTTGTTATTAGTTTAAAAGATGGTTCTGAAAGCTCCGATTTGAAAATAAGTAAAATtccaaatataaatgaaaaagaagaaaatataaaaataaaaaaaacaatagaCAATGATGATGTTTTTGGAATTGATAAAGTTTCAACAGATGAGAGCTCTGCTGATGAAAGTAAGACATGTAACATGCTCCTTCCTTTAAgtgatgatgaaaaaaataaaagcataAACAAAGCTGATTCagacattttaaaaaatgatcaGAGAGAAAACATGTCACAATTACTTGACAATAATGTCGattatgttattattaattgcATACCATCAAAGGGTGTACTTAATCATGATACTTTGATTTATACTGATGGAAAATATGttgattatttaaaaaaaattgaaataataataataaatgataaaaattataaaaaatatgagaaaaccattaaaagaaaatttatttctttcaaaaaaatggtaCTTAAAAAGAGTAacgaattttttaatgggGCTATGTCCTTATTcccattatattttaattttattcctGAATTGTGCATGTCAAAAAGTAGAAATAAAGTTTCAAAAAACGAAGAATCCtcaatagaaaaaataactaATCATAGCACTATTAACGAATACAATACAAAGAAAAAAgcgacaaaaaaaataaataaaattgtgatacaaaattttttgatgAACCATTTAATTccttattttaaaaacaacagaaataaattattttaccctggaaaattatttaatgtaaataatttttcttttttagtTTCAAAAATAGACATAGATATAAGTGCTGGTTTTATCGATGATTTAACT GAAATAAACCTTAGAGTCGATTCCTATGAAGAATATAACAACGTCCACATTGTTCCTCTTTATGATACTTTACCAACAACATATAactataatttgtttatagaTTATATAAAGCCATATATAGAGAGACATTATTTAGATACGTTTTCTCTTTAtgatacatttttttatagaggtgtacaatttaaaattatggGGGTAGACCCAATTGATATGAAATGTGGAAAAGGAAGAATAAGTGCGAATACATCAATATATACTCAAGGTTCAGTAAAACCAACATTTTTTGATGTCATATCAACTAAatcatttaattatattaaatcatTACCATTTGAATACAAGCCTTATgcaatattaaatattttacagcACCTCGACACGGATTCATTATTAAGATTATTCCCGTCggcaaatataaatatggaatCCTCAACAAAAGATGAGCAAACCATACTAGATCACTTAACCCCCcttatgtatgtatataataaagaaaaaacttCTTACGATACAAAAAGGATTCTAATTGGAaagaataatatgcataccGAAAGTAAcaacaatataataaatgaacaATGTGCAGTTTGTTTTGACAATTTCATAAATGAAGataaatgtattaaatTAACTTGTCTTCATACATATCATTGGAAATGCGTAAAAAATTGGTTCAGGTTCAATTTGACCTGCCCCTGTTGCCGTCACAAGTTGCCCATTTAA